The Micromonospora krabiensis genome window below encodes:
- a CDS encoding DUF4190 domain-containing protein, translating into MTYPPPSGGWNDPGWSGQQSSPPVDPTLPISGQPVPAQPGPPVPTQPGPVDPYAPVDPYAAVQPVDPYAAAQQPPATAPYALPGYPAAPGAGYPGYGYPPAPPRTNGMAVAALILSLIGLTSCITAPVGAILGHVAQKQIRQTGEGGAGMAKAAIIVGWILTALLVLLIIFYGALIAYAIMEGDDTGY; encoded by the coding sequence ATGACATATCCCCCGCCGTCCGGCGGCTGGAACGACCCGGGGTGGTCGGGCCAGCAGTCGAGCCCGCCGGTCGACCCGACGCTGCCGATCAGCGGTCAGCCGGTGCCCGCACAGCCCGGCCCGCCGGTGCCCACCCAGCCGGGTCCGGTCGACCCCTACGCGCCGGTCGACCCGTACGCGGCCGTCCAGCCGGTCGACCCGTACGCCGCCGCCCAGCAGCCGCCGGCCACCGCCCCGTACGCGCTGCCGGGCTATCCGGCGGCCCCGGGCGCGGGTTACCCGGGTTACGGCTACCCCCCGGCGCCGCCGAGGACCAACGGGATGGCCGTCGCCGCCCTGATCCTGTCCCTGATCGGGTTGACGTCTTGCATCACCGCGCCGGTGGGCGCGATCCTCGGCCACGTGGCGCAGAAGCAGATCCGGCAGACCGGTGAGGGCGGCGCGGGGATGGCCAAGGCGGCCATCATCGTCGGTTGGATCCTCACCGCGCTGCTGGTGCTGCTGATCATCTTCTACGGCGCGCTGATCGCGTACGCCATCATGGAGGGTGACGACACGGGCTACTGA
- a CDS encoding HpcH/HpaI aldolase/citrate lyase family protein → MTAVGRPRRSCLAVPGSSVKMLGKAQGLPADQVFLDLEDAVAPLAKPDARKNIVAALNEGDWAGKTRVVRVNDLTTPWTYRDVIEVVEGAGANLDCVMLPKVQNAAQVQWLDLTLTQLEKTLGLEVGRIGIEAQIENAAGLVNVDEIAAASPRVETIIFGPADFMASINMKSLVVGALIPDYPGDPYHYILMRILMAARMHDKQAIDGPFLQIRDVDAFREVARRSAALGFDGKWVLHPGQIDAANEVYSPAQADYDHAELILDAYEHYTSEAGGKLGAVMLGDEMIDEASRKMALVIAGKGRAAGMRRTSTFTPPAE, encoded by the coding sequence ATGACCGCAGTCGGTCGCCCCCGCCGGTCCTGCCTCGCGGTACCGGGTTCCAGCGTCAAGATGCTCGGCAAGGCCCAGGGCCTCCCCGCCGACCAGGTCTTCCTGGACCTGGAGGACGCGGTCGCCCCGCTGGCGAAGCCGGACGCGCGCAAGAACATCGTGGCGGCCCTCAACGAGGGTGACTGGGCCGGGAAGACCCGCGTGGTCCGGGTCAACGACCTGACCACCCCGTGGACCTACCGGGACGTCATCGAGGTCGTCGAGGGCGCCGGCGCCAACCTCGACTGTGTGATGCTGCCGAAGGTGCAGAACGCCGCCCAGGTGCAGTGGCTGGACCTCACCCTCACCCAGCTGGAGAAGACGCTCGGTCTGGAGGTCGGCCGGATCGGCATCGAGGCGCAGATCGAGAACGCCGCCGGTCTGGTCAACGTGGACGAGATCGCCGCCGCCTCGCCCCGGGTGGAGACCATCATCTTCGGCCCCGCCGACTTCATGGCCTCGATCAACATGAAGTCGCTGGTGGTCGGCGCGCTGATCCCCGACTACCCGGGCGACCCCTACCACTACATCCTGATGCGGATCCTCATGGCGGCCCGGATGCACGACAAGCAGGCCATCGACGGCCCGTTCCTCCAGATCCGCGACGTGGACGCGTTCCGCGAGGTGGCCAGGCGCTCGGCCGCGCTCGGCTTCGACGGCAAGTGGGTGCTGCACCCGGGTCAGATCGACGCGGCGAACGAGGTCTACTCGCCGGCGCAGGCCGACTACGACCACGCCGAGCTGATCCTCGACGCGTACGAGCACTACACCTCCGAGGCCGGCGGCAAGCTGGGCGCCGTCATGCTCGGCGACGAGATGATCGACGAGGCGTCCCGCAAGATGGCCCTGGTGATCGCCGGGAAGGGCCGGGCCGCCGGGATGCGGCGGACCTCCACCTTCACCCCGCCGGCGGAGTGA
- a CDS encoding SDR family NAD(P)-dependent oxidoreductase, producing the protein MEDLTGRRLVVVTGASSGIGLATAVALARRGDQVVLVGRDPARLQAAGDRVRDASGELPELFRADFAVLDDVRRLAEKLRAAYDRVDVLINNAGAIVLRPATTVDGFELTIQANHLAPFLLSNLLRDRIGRLLVTASGAHRSGALDPDDLNAALRRYRPLSAYGTSKQANILFAAEAARRWPAVPAHSFHPGIVRTQFGNDSRLVALGMRVMPFRSPEGGAETLIWLANSDPARLVDGGYYYNRRPRRPLRKASDPGLAARLWSASAKAVGLTE; encoded by the coding sequence GTGGAAGATCTCACTGGCCGGCGGCTCGTGGTGGTGACCGGCGCCAGTTCGGGCATCGGCCTGGCCACGGCCGTCGCCCTTGCCCGACGTGGCGACCAGGTGGTACTCGTCGGGCGTGACCCGGCCCGGTTGCAGGCCGCCGGCGATCGGGTGCGCGACGCCTCCGGTGAGCTTCCCGAGCTGTTCCGGGCCGACTTCGCCGTGCTGGACGACGTGCGTCGGCTGGCCGAGAAGCTGCGGGCCGCGTACGACCGCGTCGACGTGCTCATCAACAACGCCGGCGCGATCGTGCTGCGGCCGGCCACCACGGTGGACGGGTTCGAACTCACCATCCAGGCCAACCATCTCGCCCCGTTCCTGCTCAGCAACCTGTTGCGGGACCGGATCGGCCGCCTGCTGGTGACCGCGTCCGGCGCGCACCGCAGTGGCGCCTTGGACCCGGACGACCTGAACGCGGCGCTGCGCCGGTACCGGCCGTTGTCCGCGTACGGGACGAGCAAGCAGGCGAACATCCTGTTCGCCGCCGAGGCGGCCCGGCGCTGGCCGGCGGTGCCCGCGCACTCCTTTCACCCCGGAATCGTCCGGACCCAGTTCGGCAACGACAGCCGGCTCGTCGCCCTCGGCATGCGGGTCATGCCGTTCCGCAGCCCCGAGGGGGGAGCCGAGACGCTGATCTGGCTCGCCAACAGCGACCCCGCGCGGCTGGTCGACGGCGGCTACTACTACAACCGTCGGCCGCGGCGGCCGCTGCGCAAGGCGAGCGACCCCGGGCTCGCCGCCCGGCTCTGGTCGGCCAGCGCCAAGGCCGTCGGCCTGACGGAGTGA
- a CDS encoding GNAT family N-acetyltransferase, with translation MTTTGTDPGAPTLRVGGEDAELSARIDGELTAFNNAATGADDEAELSVRVTGADGELVAGLTGWTWGGRAGINTVWVRADHRGEGWGGRLLAAAEAAARDRGCTEISVSSFSFQAPDFYRRYGYTDTGIRDGIPGGHVDHHLWKSLVTDPADVVRLVALVEMPDADAGQRYEDAVLALLDRHGGRLERRLRTDDGRTEVHVIRFATPTGQESFLADPQRLALRAALGDAAPTARVLTVHDV, from the coding sequence ATGACGACGACGGGGACCGACCCGGGCGCGCCGACCCTGCGGGTGGGTGGCGAGGACGCGGAGCTTTCCGCCCGGATCGACGGGGAGCTGACCGCCTTCAACAACGCCGCCACCGGCGCGGACGACGAGGCCGAGCTGTCGGTACGGGTCACCGGCGCCGACGGAGAGCTGGTCGCCGGCCTGACCGGCTGGACGTGGGGCGGGCGCGCCGGCATCAACACCGTGTGGGTACGCGCGGACCACCGGGGCGAGGGCTGGGGCGGCCGGCTCCTGGCGGCTGCCGAGGCGGCGGCCCGGGACCGGGGCTGCACGGAGATCTCGGTGTCGTCGTTCTCGTTCCAGGCGCCGGACTTCTACCGGCGGTACGGCTACACCGACACCGGGATCCGGGACGGCATCCCCGGCGGCCACGTCGACCACCACTTGTGGAAGTCGCTGGTGACGGACCCGGCGGACGTCGTACGGCTGGTCGCGCTGGTCGAGATGCCCGACGCCGACGCCGGACAGCGGTACGAGGACGCGGTGCTAGCCCTGCTCGACCGGCACGGCGGACGGCTGGAACGGCGACTGCGCACCGACGACGGCCGCACCGAGGTGCACGTGATCCGGTTCGCGACCCCGACCGGTCAGGAGAGCTTCCTGGCGGACCCGCAACGGCTCGCGCTGCGGGCCGCGCTCGGCGACGCCGCACCTACGGCCCGGGTGCTCACCGTCCACGACGTCTGA
- a CDS encoding APC family permease: MVRRDDEADGEGEAGTVVTPSAEFPPLAERDLAALRRIGEQWYEAPSPRPDGELPVDPTLGRYPGRTVPGRFGRLAPIAMFQVGDPGELVAAESATAPRSRLGRGLIRVRRVVLGPPLRSSAVVSERMRKLVALPVLSSDLLSSVAYGPEAMLAVLVLAGSGALGLSLPLAAVLAVLMVVVGVSYRQTVVAYPHGAGSYVVATDNLGVRPGLAAAAGLMVDYVLTVAVSVSAGVHAVTSAMPGLSGYAVPFGVLTIALLLAGNLRGVRAAGNLFVWPTYAFVFALLALLLVGYVRAGARGFAPVDPPPVAVAEGLGLVLVLRAFASGAVSMTGIEAVSNAVPAFRRPEWRNARTTLGWMISMLVVLFVGLTLLIHLNGLVPEGEATLLSQLARVTFPTGPWYGLVQAATALILLLAANTAFAGFPRLLFFMARAGHAPRRFLHMGDRLAFSDGLIALALAAGLVFVTFGGHTQSLIPLYAVGVFLAFTLSQAGMVVHWRRRRGPGWRRRAAVNALGATLSGLVLVTAALTKFHEGAWVVVVAVPLLVLLALGIHRHYRLVDESLSLHPSPNGGRPPMALAPLPGAVEPGAPAEAQELPQQVRHLVVVPVARLNRAELRALAYAVSLGQPTLAVHIAPEDAEADRFREQWTAWGDHVRLEAIVSPYRAVIGPLAHYLEALHTSRPDVLLTVVVPEVVVRGRRYRPLHSRTEQRLRRALRPLPGVVVTNLPVHLDD; this comes from the coding sequence ATGGTGCGGCGCGACGACGAGGCGGACGGGGAGGGCGAGGCGGGGACCGTCGTCACCCCCTCGGCCGAGTTCCCGCCGCTGGCCGAGCGGGACCTGGCGGCGCTGCGCCGAATCGGCGAGCAGTGGTACGAGGCCCCGTCGCCCCGGCCCGACGGCGAACTGCCGGTCGACCCCACGCTCGGGCGGTACCCGGGCCGCACCGTCCCCGGCCGGTTCGGCCGGCTCGCCCCGATCGCCATGTTCCAGGTCGGTGATCCCGGCGAACTGGTCGCCGCCGAATCGGCCACCGCGCCCCGCAGCCGGCTGGGGCGCGGGCTGATCCGGGTGCGGCGGGTGGTCCTCGGGCCGCCGCTGCGCAGCAGCGCCGTCGTCTCCGAGCGGATGCGCAAGCTGGTCGCCCTGCCGGTGCTCTCCTCCGACCTGCTCAGCTCCGTCGCGTACGGGCCGGAGGCGATGCTGGCCGTGCTGGTGCTCGCCGGCAGCGGCGCGCTGGGGCTGTCGCTGCCCCTCGCCGCCGTCCTGGCGGTGCTCATGGTGGTCGTCGGCGTCTCGTACCGGCAGACGGTGGTCGCCTACCCGCACGGCGCCGGCTCGTACGTCGTGGCGACCGACAACCTCGGCGTCCGGCCCGGGCTCGCCGCGGCGGCCGGCCTGATGGTGGACTACGTGCTGACCGTGGCGGTGTCGGTGTCCGCCGGGGTCCACGCGGTCACCTCCGCGATGCCGGGCCTGTCCGGGTACGCCGTGCCGTTCGGCGTGCTGACGATCGCCCTGCTGCTCGCCGGCAACCTGCGGGGCGTACGGGCGGCGGGCAACCTGTTCGTCTGGCCCACGTACGCCTTCGTGTTCGCGCTGCTCGCCCTGCTCCTCGTCGGCTACGTGCGGGCCGGCGCCCGGGGTTTCGCTCCGGTCGATCCACCGCCCGTTGCGGTCGCCGAGGGTCTGGGCCTGGTGCTGGTGCTGCGCGCCTTCGCCTCGGGCGCGGTGTCGATGACCGGCATCGAGGCCGTGTCGAACGCGGTGCCCGCCTTCCGGCGACCGGAGTGGCGCAACGCCCGCACCACCCTCGGCTGGATGATCAGCATGCTGGTGGTGCTCTTCGTCGGGCTCACCCTGCTGATCCACCTCAACGGCCTGGTGCCCGAGGGGGAGGCGACGTTGCTGTCCCAGCTCGCCCGGGTCACCTTCCCCACCGGCCCGTGGTACGGCCTGGTGCAGGCGGCGACCGCGCTGATCCTGCTGCTGGCGGCCAACACCGCCTTCGCCGGCTTCCCCCGGCTGCTGTTCTTCATGGCCCGGGCCGGCCACGCGCCACGGCGGTTCCTGCACATGGGGGACCGGCTGGCCTTCAGCGACGGGCTGATCGCGCTGGCGCTCGCGGCGGGGCTGGTGTTCGTGACGTTCGGGGGCCACACCCAGTCGCTGATCCCGCTCTACGCGGTCGGGGTGTTCCTCGCGTTCACCCTCTCCCAGGCCGGCATGGTGGTGCACTGGCGTCGGCGGCGCGGCCCGGGGTGGCGCCGCCGCGCCGCCGTCAACGCCCTCGGCGCGACCCTCTCCGGCCTGGTACTCGTGACCGCCGCCCTCACCAAGTTCCACGAGGGTGCCTGGGTGGTGGTGGTCGCCGTACCGCTGCTGGTGCTGCTGGCGCTGGGCATCCACCGGCACTACCGGCTGGTGGACGAGTCGCTGTCGCTGCATCCGTCGCCGAACGGCGGCCGACCGCCCATGGCGCTCGCCCCGTTGCCCGGCGCCGTCGAGCCTGGTGCGCCGGCCGAGGCCCAGGAGCTGCCCCAGCAGGTCCGGCACCTGGTGGTGGTGCCGGTCGCCCGGCTGAACCGGGCCGAGCTGCGGGCCCTCGCGTACGCGGTGTCGCTGGGCCAGCCGACCCTCGCCGTGCACATCGCGCCGGAGGACGCCGAGGCGGACCGGTTCCGTGAGCAGTGGACCGCGTGGGGGGACCACGTGCGGCTGGAGGCGATCGTGTCGCCGTACCGGGCGGTGATCGGGCCGTTGGCCCACTACCTGGAGGCGCTGCACACCTCCCGGCCCGACGTGCTGCTCACCGTGGTGGTGCCGGAGGTGGTGGTACGCGGCCGGCGGTACCGGCCGCTGCACAGTCGGACCGAGCAGCGGCTGCGGCGGGCGCTGCGACCGCTGCCCGGCGTCGTGGTGACGAACCTGCCGGTCCACCTGGACGACTGA
- a CDS encoding DMT family transporter, whose amino-acid sequence MSAAQQRPPLDPVTTGALALAVVAVSSSAPLVAYAAAPALAVAFWRNLLAVGVLGPFSAARRRSEFRALTVGAGRREGWYCVLAGVALAAHFATWMPSAQLTSVAAATALGATQPVWQGLIARGQGRRLPPVVWLGIGVAVAGAVVATGADFAVSGRAFAGDLLAVTGGLFAAVYTAFGERARVSISTTTYTTVCYGVCSLILLVVCLVGGVPLAGFDDRTWLAILALVVGAQLLGHSMFNYALRRVSATTVSVLILLEAPGAALIGWVWLGQLPRTLALPGLALLLVGVAVVVLGGARAGRRTEPVPADAAAAPD is encoded by the coding sequence GTGTCCGCTGCTCAGCAACGCCCGCCACTCGACCCGGTCACCACCGGCGCGCTGGCGCTCGCCGTCGTCGCCGTCTCGTCGTCCGCGCCGCTCGTCGCGTACGCGGCCGCACCCGCCCTCGCCGTCGCGTTCTGGCGCAACCTGCTCGCGGTCGGCGTGCTCGGCCCCTTCTCGGCGGCCCGGCGGCGGTCCGAGTTCCGGGCGTTGACCGTGGGCGCCGGGCGACGCGAGGGCTGGTACTGCGTGCTCGCCGGCGTCGCGCTCGCCGCCCACTTCGCCACCTGGATGCCGAGCGCCCAGCTCACCTCGGTGGCCGCCGCGACCGCGCTCGGTGCCACCCAGCCGGTCTGGCAGGGGCTGATCGCCCGGGGTCAGGGACGCCGCCTCCCGCCGGTGGTGTGGCTGGGCATCGGCGTGGCGGTCGCCGGGGCGGTGGTCGCCACCGGAGCAGACTTCGCGGTCTCCGGTCGGGCGTTCGCCGGTGACCTGCTCGCCGTGACCGGTGGGTTGTTCGCCGCGGTCTACACCGCGTTCGGGGAGCGGGCTCGGGTCAGCATCAGCACCACCACGTACACCACGGTCTGCTACGGGGTCTGCTCGCTGATCCTGCTGGTCGTCTGCCTGGTGGGCGGGGTGCCGCTGGCGGGCTTCGACGACCGGACGTGGCTGGCCATCCTGGCCCTGGTGGTGGGTGCCCAACTGCTGGGGCACTCGATGTTCAACTACGCGCTGCGCCGGGTCTCGGCCACCACGGTCAGCGTGCTGATCCTGCTGGAGGCGCCGGGCGCCGCCCTGATCGGCTGGGTGTGGCTCGGCCAGCTGCCCCGCACGCTCGCCCTGCCGGGGCTCGCCCTGCTGCTCGTCGGCGTGGCCGTGGTGGTGCTCGGTGGCGCCCGCGCCGGTCGTCGCACCGAGCCGGTCCCCGCCGACGCCGCCGCGGCCCCGGACTGA
- a CDS encoding PhzF family phenazine biosynthesis protein has product MSTLAYEIVDVFTDRPFAGNPLAVVFGAEALATDQMQALALEFNLSETVFVLPPTQVGATYRARIFTPVTELPFAGHPSVGAAVTASRRGLFEAGRVLQECGAGVLPVEVTPNGATLTGSGPTLGPELDPEPLLEIAGLTSADRVGPAPRVAGCGLEFPYLPVRADAVARARPNAAAAQRYGVEHVSVFSWNAETQTAHARVFVPGLGIPEDPATGSAALGLGVWLVASGLLPGDGRSTYTVRQGIEINRPSSLACVVTAASGAAVGATVSGQVVPVARGEIMVPPFLG; this is encoded by the coding sequence ATGTCGACCTTGGCCTACGAGATCGTGGACGTCTTCACCGATCGCCCGTTCGCCGGCAACCCGCTGGCGGTGGTGTTCGGGGCGGAAGCACTGGCCACCGATCAGATGCAGGCGCTCGCGCTGGAGTTCAACCTCTCCGAGACGGTGTTCGTGCTGCCGCCCACCCAGGTCGGCGCCACCTACCGGGCCCGGATCTTCACCCCGGTGACGGAGCTGCCGTTCGCCGGCCATCCGAGCGTCGGGGCCGCGGTCACCGCGAGCCGCCGGGGCCTGTTCGAGGCGGGGCGGGTCCTGCAGGAGTGCGGTGCGGGCGTGCTGCCCGTCGAGGTCACCCCGAACGGGGCCACGCTGACCGGCAGCGGCCCGACCCTCGGCCCCGAGCTGGACCCGGAGCCGCTGCTGGAGATCGCGGGTCTCACCTCGGCCGATCGCGTCGGTCCGGCGCCACGGGTGGCCGGGTGCGGGCTGGAGTTCCCGTACCTTCCGGTCCGTGCCGACGCGGTGGCGAGGGCACGGCCGAACGCGGCGGCGGCACAGCGGTACGGGGTGGAGCACGTCAGCGTCTTCTCCTGGAACGCGGAGACGCAAACCGCGCACGCCCGGGTGTTCGTGCCGGGGCTCGGCATACCGGAGGATCCCGCGACCGGATCCGCGGCGCTGGGTCTCGGCGTCTGGCTGGTGGCGAGCGGCCTGCTGCCGGGCGACGGCCGGTCGACGTACACCGTGCGGCAGGGCATCGAGATCAACCGACCGTCCTCGTTGGCCTGCGTGGTGACGGCGGCGAGCGGCGCGGCGGTGGGCGCCACCGTGTCCGGGCAGGTCGTTCCGGTGGCCCGGGGCGAGATCATGGTCCCGCCGTTCCTCGGCTGA
- a CDS encoding magnesium transporter MgtE N-terminal domain-containing protein has protein sequence MSTPTRVYIARLAGVAVFDPNGDQVGRVRDAVARQRPTQRPPEVVGLVAEMPPRRRIFLSINRITSIDADAVVLGTGTLNLRRFEKRPNELLVLQELLDRRVQVDATGRAGTVVDVAMECSRGGEWSLTRVAVREQTGRLARRGHLHEVDWDRVRGLSGIADDRGTANLLAVLEDMRPADLANALQDLPDARRNELAAALDDERLADVLSELPEHDQVEILAALDRERAADILEEMDPDDAADLLSELPPPEQDVLLDLMQPDEADPVRQLLKYTPGTAGSVMTSEPVILPPDATVAEALARIREPQLSPAVAAQVFVARAPMTTPTGRYLGMVHFQRLLREPPADMLGGVVVNDIDPLRPTTPLPEITRRMATYDLVAMPVIDRNNRLVGAVTVDDVLDHSLPRDWRDRDAVAAPEVVEETSDGADG, from the coding sequence GTGAGTACCCCGACCCGGGTCTACATCGCCCGTCTCGCCGGAGTCGCTGTCTTCGACCCGAACGGCGACCAGGTGGGCCGGGTTCGTGACGCCGTGGCGCGGCAGCGTCCGACGCAACGCCCGCCCGAGGTGGTCGGTCTGGTCGCGGAGATGCCGCCGCGCCGGCGCATCTTCCTCTCGATCAACCGGATCACCTCGATCGACGCCGACGCGGTCGTGCTCGGCACCGGCACGCTCAACCTGCGCCGCTTCGAAAAGCGCCCCAACGAGCTGCTGGTGCTCCAGGAATTGCTCGACCGGCGGGTGCAGGTCGACGCGACCGGCCGGGCCGGCACGGTGGTGGACGTGGCGATGGAGTGCAGCCGGGGCGGGGAGTGGTCGCTGACACGGGTCGCGGTCCGCGAGCAGACCGGGCGGCTCGCCCGCCGTGGCCACCTGCACGAGGTCGACTGGGATCGGGTACGCGGGCTGAGCGGCATCGCCGACGACCGGGGTACCGCCAACCTCCTCGCGGTGCTGGAGGACATGCGCCCTGCCGACCTGGCCAACGCGTTGCAGGACCTGCCGGACGCCCGGCGCAACGAGCTCGCCGCGGCACTCGACGACGAGCGGCTGGCGGACGTGCTCAGCGAGCTGCCCGAGCACGACCAGGTGGAGATCCTCGCTGCGCTGGACCGGGAACGGGCCGCCGACATCCTGGAGGAGATGGACCCGGACGACGCGGCCGACCTGCTCAGCGAACTGCCCCCGCCGGAGCAGGACGTGCTGCTCGACCTGATGCAGCCGGACGAGGCCGACCCGGTGCGGCAGCTGCTCAAGTACACGCCGGGGACGGCCGGCAGCGTCATGACCTCCGAACCGGTGATCCTGCCGCCGGACGCCACCGTCGCCGAGGCGCTGGCCCGCATCCGCGAGCCGCAGCTCTCGCCCGCCGTGGCCGCGCAGGTGTTCGTCGCCCGTGCGCCGATGACCACACCGACCGGCCGCTACCTGGGGATGGTCCACTTCCAACGGCTGCTGCGGGAACCTCCGGCCGACATGCTCGGCGGTGTCGTGGTCAACGACATCGACCCGCTCCGGCCGACCACGCCGCTGCCCGAGATCACCCGCCGGATGGCCACGTACGACCTGGTCGCCATGCCGGTGATCGACCGGAACAACCGACTGGTCGGCGCGGTGACCGTCGACGACGTGCTGGACCACTCGCTGCCCCGGGACTGGCGGGACCGGGACGCGGTCGCCGCCCCGGAGGTCGTCGAGGAGACGTCGGACGGCGCCGATGGCTGA
- a CDS encoding DUF1003 domain-containing protein gives MAEQRRAQRLDQPRDARSVKLPRFDPEAFGRWSEGIARSMGTANFIVYMTLVIGIWFGWNTLAPPSLRFDPYTFTFLTLVLSLQASYAAPLILLAQNRQADRDRVALEEDRRRATAQKADTEYLAREIAALRIAMGEVATRDFLRTELARLAEELDEAGQRRQRLERRQQDKQDRGATRSGGEGLDEPRDEMDSDVGRGAGTL, from the coding sequence ATGGCTGAGCAGCGGCGGGCGCAGCGGCTGGACCAGCCGCGTGACGCCCGAAGCGTCAAGCTGCCCCGCTTCGACCCGGAGGCCTTCGGCCGCTGGTCGGAGGGGATCGCGCGGAGCATGGGGACCGCGAACTTCATCGTCTACATGACGCTGGTGATCGGGATCTGGTTCGGCTGGAACACGCTCGCGCCACCGTCGCTGCGCTTCGACCCGTACACCTTCACGTTCCTCACGCTGGTGCTGTCGTTGCAGGCCAGCTACGCCGCGCCGCTGATCCTGCTGGCGCAGAACCGCCAGGCCGACCGGGACCGGGTGGCGCTGGAGGAGGACCGGCGGCGGGCGACCGCGCAGAAGGCGGACACCGAGTACCTGGCGCGGGAGATCGCCGCGCTGCGGATCGCCATGGGCGAGGTGGCCACCCGGGACTTCCTCCGCACCGAGCTGGCCCGGCTGGCCGAGGAGTTGGACGAGGCGGGCCAGCGGCGGCAACGACTCGAACGGCGTCAGCAGGACAAGCAGGACCGCGGCGCGACACGGTCGGGCGGCGAGGGCCTGGACGAGCCCCGCGACGAGATGGACAGCGACGTCGGCCGGGGGGCCGGAACGCTTTGA